The DNA region CTTCACCAAATTACAATTTCACGTTGAAAGGTTTTTCAACAAACCCACGACTTCACTCATGGCAGGCCTGTCTATACACTCTCCTGTACACAAAGACGCAATTCTGAAATACTCCTTGACTTCGTCTTCACTCAACCCCTCCTTGGGTGTATTACTATCCAACATTTCCATATGACGATTTTGCCCTAACATTTTCCTGACCCATTCAATCAGCCACACCTCCTTCTCCTCCACCACCTTAGGCAAATTTGGCCTCTCCGCGGTCGCAATTTCAAACATCAAAATCCCAAAACTGTAAACATCTAACTTCACCGTTGCCCCGGCACCCTCCTTGTATTCCGGCGGCATGTATCCCATGGTCCCGGCTACCTGCGTTGACACATGGGAATGCGACGCATCGATTCTACGGGCGAGCCCAAAATCAGCAATATGGGCCTCGAATTCCGAATCCAGTAAAACATTGCTAGCCTTGATATCTCTATGAATAATGGGAGTCTCAAGCCCATGCAAATAAGCAAGGCCGTTCGCCACTCCTCTAACTACCTTGATCCTCGTCTCCCAAGGTAACGGGAACTTAACAAACTGCTCGTTATTCGTCGATGATGTGTCATGAATCCACTGGTCAAGACTTCCTCTTTCAACGAACTCAAGAATTAGAACCCGTTCCAAACCCGAAACACAATACCCGAGAATTTTAACCATATTTCGGTGGCGCAACTTGCCTAAAGTCTCCATCTCGGCGCGAAACTCACGAAAACCTTGAAAGGCATCCGGGTCAAGCTTTTTAATGGCGACCGTAGAGCCGTTAAACAGTGTAGCCTTATAAACCAAGCCGAAACTTCCGTCGCCGATGATTAAATCGGCGGAGAAATTCTTGGTGGACACTTTGAGCTCCTCCATGGAGATCCGGTTCATAGCCGGGTCAAAGGTGGCGCTTTCGTCGATTGTTATGGAGAGCTCCGGATTTGGTACCGTTCTGGTCTGATGGTGGTGGCGTTGTCGTCTTCGTCGTCGGCAGTCTTGGTTTGAGGTGGATTTGCAGACGATGACGATGATAGCGAAGATCAGTGTTATGAGGAAGAAGCTGGCAGCGGCAGCGAGGATTGCTTGGATAGACGAGTCCATTTAGAGAAAGAAGgtggtgttttttttgtgtgttttagaGAGTGTTTTGGGGGATTTGATCAAGGAGAAGCCATTAGAGAATTTTCTCAAGGTTTTGAAGTCTACGAGTCAACGAAGGAAGGTGGAGGGGTGGGTGCGGGGAAGGATTGTGTGGAGTGTGTTGGAATCCTGGCCGTATATTGTCAGACGGGGTCCTACTTTAATTGACCTTTGATCGTCATATATAAATTGATGAGGGGTTTTGCTGTTTTCTaggtttaattttaatagaaatataataaatagatatgaaagaaaaaattaaatttgtgtttgtgaaaaatgataaacaatatttgtatttaaaaaaagatatatttattttcttttttcttttatttcttgttgtgttatctttctttaaaaataaatatgaataattattcCCATGGATTGAGGAATGATTAGTTGAGGTTTGAACTTTGAACAGAAGcgttttgatgattaattaattaatattatagagTTTGAGGGTTTTTCCCAAACCCAACTATGAATAATGTGCGCACCTGCCATAACCAGCctcataattttaattagaattgttTATGTTGTTAGTTATTAATCAACCTAGCTGTGTCTGCCATTTATCCTAGTTAaaaccttctttcttttttgtgttaagTATTGAGAAAGCTTGGtttgttttctcttcatagACAGCCTGGGTTGTGTGTGAACTGTGAATTGGCTATAAGAAAATTGCAAAACATTGGCAAAATATTTTGTCTACCATTTAAAGTTTGGTTTGCTTGAACATGTTTTAATATGATCGCTGGATAATTAGTTATTATTGGCTCGATCTAGATAGCGAGTCAAGTTTTAACAGTTGATACATTATGACTTGTTTATACATCCTCGATTATAGTTTAGGATATactataaacttgatttttactGGGTCtatcaataaattcaatatcttatcttcaaattcaaaatatgttctaaaaagattaaaagaccATCTTATAGTGAGGTTGTACCTCTCCCtccaaattcaaataaaaataaaaatcataagaaattttataaataaatacatagatTTGGTGTTTTTATCTATCTAAAGTTTAACACAGAGGTTTACAAAAACTGATTggataatatcataaatattttaagtgaATAAATGGAATACcatgaatatttaaaatcaataattcaatCAAAACTAAGTATGCCATGTGAACATCAATACCTTTATTATATGTGAAGAAGAAATTGTTTTGAAGCGATATTATGTTAGTTGTtacatgtaatatattttttttaagaagtcaAATACTGTTACTGAtcccaatatatttttttaacgatagttccatgtaatttttaatccaTAAACGGAGAATGAGGTTTTTCTCTCGTTGTTTATAATCCAAAAGTAAACGATAATCTTTTTTAGCCAGgggaaaaaatctttttaatttggttcaTTGAACAAACTGATCTCGAGGCTACAGCTACGTACCAAAGCTTGAAAAAGGTGGATTGACCACATGAAACCACGCGGTATGCTGCCGCGAAAACTTGAACGGTGAGCGAGGATGGCATCACACAGTCGTCACCCATCACTGCATTTGGAGAAAGAGCGCCGCACGAGGCGAAGAAGAAAGTGCAATTACGTGCATATATTCCATCGTCAGGGCCCACACGGAGTCGCGTTAGGCGTATCCTTCGATTCTTGCCCGAGGGTTTTGAGTTTCAATGCAAACacttgcattttgttttttcaatatttgacgAGGTCCATCTTTCCCGTTTGAACAAAGACAGATATCAATGCATGCAGGCAAAAGAATATCACCAAAGATGAGGGACGAGTCCAATTCTAGTAAATCAGAAAGTTCGAGACAAAATTAGAAAGGATATGTCCATGTAATGGAACAAATTTGCGTGGATTTCTGGGGAACTGCGCTGACATGTTCAATATCCTAGCTGGACACGATACTTCGTCGTCATTACCAGGTTCTTCAGCGGGTTGTGCTTGTTCAACGGTCTTCTGGTGGAGTGCAGGCAATATTTTTGATAATGGAGGAATTAATAAAGGTAAAATTCAGCCTTCAATTTCTTGCAACATACTTGCATCCACTTCTCAGCAACAGTGGTGGCTACGTCGTCTTGGCTATCCCTCACATGCTCTTCAATCACAGGTCTAATTATTTCATTGCGCAACGAGGCAAGCTCGGAGGCTGCATATCGTTCTTCATTTCCTGTACAATAATAAGACTAAAACATACGGAAAGGAAATCACATAATTGCATCCTAGATACATGCACGAGCACACAAGAATGGTGGATATAGTGTGTATCtcaattatgataataatgaaATATGATTAACATCTGAAAATTTATGAATGACATGAGGTTTTTAGGATTAGTCTCAAGTCACCCCCATTCATTCATCGAGTCATAAGCTTGTATAATAGGGAAGAAGATTTGAAAGTTTCAATTCTACCGCTTTTGTTGCAAGCAAAGTTGTTTTCgagactatttttaaaatttttctatgttaatatttaaaacattttttaattaaaataattttaacttgattttttcttttattttaggtaAAATACACTtagtaaaagttaaaaaaaatatcatattatttatcaattatatcaaatttgatcttcaatttcttacatttcagttttatttttaacatcaacatattaaattatttaaaaatatctaaaaacaatattttaataatttttagataaaaaacaatttaaaaacaaaattaaatcacaTCGCCAAGCGAATTGGTAATAGTTGAAGTTATAGTTTATGCCTAAAGTCGTTACATCACATCCTCGGTCTAGTTTCTTGCCCCAAGTAGAATAGCATGGTCATTATTCGGAAGAAACTGattaatctcatagaaaaaacGACGAATAGCATTGGATGTTCGTTTCAGCCAGGATTTTGTTAATATGGGTTCGGAGGCTTGTAGGAGGCGCTCGAAGATCTATCAGAGCTTTGCCCTTTTTTGAACTCATCCTAGCAAAGAAAGTGGTGGATACTgacaaagagaaaaagaaatttgtatttttatcttcttatttGGAAGAGGGTGGAAAATGAagggaaagaaaatgagaaggaaagaaaatctaaatagagaaaattaagtcaagaaaacaattatgaaaaaagaaaactactaTTATATCCTTGATTAAACGCTAACATGGCGTTTGTAATTGGTAAAATTGTCATTCTCTTAAATTCTCTTTTAACACTCGTATATATTTAGTTCTTGGAGACTGTTTTGCTCAGCTTCGAAACAATGACAGTGATGAGCCAGCCCCTGCTCGAGTCACTCACCGATTTTGAAGAGAACCCCTTGAGGTCTGCTGTCTGCAGCCCTTTTCTTGCGCCAAGGCAAAACATAATTAATCAACAAGTTCATAATCTGTAAATGTAGTGGAAGGTTGCTTTCTTAATTAATGGACAGAAAGCTGCTATTTGATTCTTCAGGTTAGAAATCTTAGGTTGGATTTGAATTAGTTTGTGGAAAGCCTCACAAGGATTTAACCATGAATTCTTTAAtcataattgaataaaattattaaaacaacatACTTTATTGATTcattaaaactatttattatttattttaattttagagtttcaTGTCAATTAGGAGTTTTCTTGAAAAAGTTATCATCTCTATCGTCATGCAAACTTATAAAGTCAAGGCATATGAAAATAATGTTTAGCATTACAGGATTTGCACAGCAATTTTCGAGTTCGAGTCAAGACATATATATTTCTTGTAAAAGCTTGTAACAATCAGGGTTTTATTCATTTACCTTGATCCACAAAGTACGTTTTTTCGAGAGGTGGGGTtcctcaaatccaaaaaaaaaaaaaaattacagaaataagttgttttgttaaaatgttttttatttgataatatattaaatagtttaaaaatgttaaaaaaaaaaattcaaggactacgaacaaaagttagataaataaTGGACATCCACTAGGAAGAAAAACACTACAGTCAAAATAGTTGAGGTGTACCTTCACGAGAGAGAAACACTAATATCATCCATCAAAAGACAATTCTTATGCTTCTTTGACACTTTCCAAAATGTTGATAACAAATTTCTGCGtttgaactatttttttctaCATATCGGAGGCAATGAATTGAATGCCCCCATGCACCTCTTAATGtcaaaaaatagtgataaaaaaacataattctcCCAAGAAAATTACTATTGATTCATTGTAATAGTGTGAATGTGTAATAATGAAATTGCTTCTTAACTATTAAAGTTCGAACTATGCACGGGGACAATGTAATGTTTTCTTTgtaaaacaattgttttttataaattatatagggttagattgttcttcttcttttttcacggtaaaattattaatttaatcctataataaaataatatgatgcTTACCACTCTtgtgtatttttatctttttatttttttaaaaataatataattattttaatgcttttaaaaacaaaaccggTATGACTCTCatataattacttttttgttattttatattgattttattataaatctcaaGGCTATTTAGGGGCATCATtgtaatttacattaaaaaatatgattcaaAAAAGTTGTTAGGACGTGTGGACATCCCCCGCGTCGTTCGGGTAGTGCGTGCGGAAAAAATAAACCGTTTGGCCACCAAATGATTtggtccttgtttttttttatttttttttttttttaataagttataaaattatattttctatttaaaatccATTACACACTCTTTTAactgctatttattttgtttaacactattttttaggttttgttttacaattttatccttcgtggtttttttctctattaaacttgtttctcattctttttattgctatcatttttttctttgacaaaatttctaaattaatatattttttaatgattttatcatttaaaattaaatagattaaaaattaagtttttttattaaacacagTTCAAGGATTTCATAGGTTGCAAACTTTAGAAATTAGACTGGGTTAGGAGATTTGCCTGagttggcttgatttttttctttttaaagctaatgtttttttacccttctttagagttttgttttattattttgtaagattttgctTCTATAAAATTAGTTTCAGGTTTATGACTAAAgtcatatatttcaaaaattaacaTGAGTTTGCgggttaacttttattttttattgttgctaTAGGGTTAGTCCCCAATTCAAGACCAGAGTTACTGGTTTCAAAGGTTAATGTGaattgagtttatatatatatatatatatatatatatatatatatatatatatatatcttttatttaatttgaattattttcatttcaccatttgacatttaattaattggaaaatagtctttatgtttttttttttctccttctctttctatTGAGTTACTTCGATCGTTTTATAGgtttattttacaatttcatcatttatgggttttttatatcaaatttgatacgcattctttttattgctatctttttttctactacaagtttttaaaattgatatttttttcatgatctcGTCCttctaaattaaattgattggaaattaagATTATTGATTGAATCCGGTTCAAGGATTTCACGATTTTCATGGTCACAAGGTTTACGGATTGactcatatatttttcaattgcttttttaaattaaattcttttatcaCTCATgtcctttaatattaagttgtttgataattaaatttataattttattaaattttctttttaaatatggtCATCCTGGTATGATTGGTTGAGAGATTTGGAATCTTGACTTGGGTGAgctcaattaaattatatatatatttttttatatttttatcttttaatattttatttgctagAGGTTGAGcttcacatatattttttttaatagacttatatatatatatatatatatatataatttaaattgacgcagattttttttttctcagtcaCGGTGATGCGCAGGTGTGTGAGAAATAAACTAgtaaaaaggcaaaaaagaagaagagagaggttAGTGATTAGCCCCATCAAAGTTCAAACACGAATAATCAAAATAGTTAAACACGGATTGAATCAGAAAAATCATGCCAGCCTGGCTGTTTATCAATCCATAATCTCATGTTATAACATAATTAAGAATTATCCTTATTTGTCTCTTTTAACCAATTAAATTCCCAAAGATTCCCCCACCACCTCAGTTAATCAACTGTGAACAGTCCATTCATCACCATTAATATCTTGCCACGTCATCTTTGACCCCACAACTATTTGAAAACGAGTGAAGCCAGTGACAGATTAGTACTTCCACACGCTAAAGATGACTGCTAGCAAATTTCAAAATCCCGCCTgacaaatatacataaaaaaggaaaatccaATCTGATTGGAC from Populus alba chromosome 14, ASM523922v2, whole genome shotgun sequence includes:
- the LOC118033528 gene encoding probable receptor-like protein kinase At2g42960; the encoded protein is MDSSIQAILAAAASFFLITLIFAIIVIVCKSTSNQDCRRRRRQRHHHQTRTVPNPELSITIDESATFDPAMNRISMEELKVSTKNFSADLIIGDGSFGLVYKATLFNGSTVAIKKLDPDAFQGFREFRAEMETLGKLRHRNMVKILGYCVSGLERVLILEFVERGSLDQWIHDTSSTNNEQFVKFPLPWETRIKVVRGVANGLAYLHGLETPIIHRDIKASNVLLDSEFEAHIADFGLARRIDASHSHVSTQVAGTMGYMPPEYKEGAGATVKLDVYSFGILMFEIATAERPNLPKVVEEKEVWLIEWVRKMLGQNRHMEMLDSNTPKEGLSEDEVKEYFRIASLCTGECIDRPAMSEVVGLLKNLST